A DNA window from Streptosporangiales bacterium contains the following coding sequences:
- a CDS encoding DivIVA domain-containing protein, producing MPARVDGRTPCSLSGDSAKMGGMTPDQPPLDDFFSNQAFDVVMRGYARNQVDDYVAQIEASTRQLREHNTELQHALESTEKRATEQTSPSYAGLGGRVEQLLRLAEEESTDLVRRAREEAEQLREQIVGKAQRDAESSAERQRKQEAELAAEVKRRREELDKEVQERRKTSVDDAEKRKRTSVDEAEARKRSSVEEAEKRDRESIQGAEQRKRSAAEEADKRVTEAKQKAEQLVRLAQEDADRVRSDAETHAARTREQTERDLADLERKKTAVNSQMEQLRSLLGVAAPLDFSATTGQKGPGGGSQGDKPAGGGQSQGGQSQGGQSQGGRSQGAQAQGAQAHGGQSQQGSQSPSGQSHGSQAQGGGDRGPSGGAEARWRERPEHHPGSHQNRPVHQGSPGAPGQHH from the coding sequence ATGCCTGCGCGTGTCGACGGCCGCACCCCCTGCTCACTCTCAGGTGACTCTGCAAAGATGGGGGGCATGACGCCTGATCAGCCGCCGCTTGACGATTTCTTCTCGAACCAGGCCTTCGACGTGGTGATGCGTGGTTACGCACGCAACCAGGTCGACGACTACGTCGCGCAGATCGAGGCGTCCACGAGGCAGCTGCGCGAGCACAACACCGAGTTGCAGCATGCCCTCGAGTCGACCGAGAAGCGCGCCACCGAGCAGACGAGTCCGAGCTACGCCGGACTCGGCGGCCGGGTCGAGCAGCTGCTGCGGTTGGCCGAGGAGGAGTCCACCGACCTCGTCCGGCGGGCGCGCGAGGAGGCCGAGCAGCTGCGCGAGCAGATCGTCGGCAAGGCCCAGCGCGACGCCGAGTCGAGCGCGGAGCGGCAGCGCAAGCAGGAGGCCGAGCTCGCGGCCGAGGTCAAGCGGCGGCGCGAGGAGCTCGACAAGGAGGTCCAGGAGCGCCGCAAGACGTCGGTCGACGACGCGGAGAAGCGCAAGCGCACCTCCGTCGACGAGGCCGAGGCACGCAAGCGTTCGTCCGTCGAGGAGGCGGAGAAGCGCGACCGCGAGTCGATCCAGGGCGCCGAGCAGCGCAAGAGGTCGGCAGCCGAGGAGGCCGACAAGCGGGTCACCGAGGCGAAGCAGAAGGCCGAGCAGCTCGTCCGGCTGGCGCAGGAGGACGCCGACCGCGTCCGCTCCGACGCCGAGACCCACGCCGCACGCACCCGCGAGCAGACCGAGCGTGACCTCGCCGATCTCGAGCGCAAGAAGACCGCGGTCAACAGCCAGATGGAGCAGCTGCGCAGCCTCCTCGGCGTGGCCGCCCCGCTCGACTTCTCCGCGACGACCGGTCAGAAGGGTCCCGGCGGCGGGTCGCAGGGCGACAAGCCCGCGGGCGGCGGCCAGTCGCAGGGCGGCCAGTCGCAGGGTGGCCAGTCGCAGGGTGGTCGGTCGCAAGGAGCCCAGGCACAGGGGGCACAGGCGCACGGCGGACAGTCCCAGCAGGGGAGCCAGTCGCCGAGCGGCCAGTCGCACGGCAGCCAGGCGCAGGGCGGCGGAGACCGGGGTCCGTCCGGTGGCGCCGAGGCCCGGTGGCGGGAGCGGCCCGAGCACCACCCCGGCTCGCACCAGAACCGACCCGTCCACCAGGGTTCGCCCGGTGCGCCCGGACAGCACCACTGA
- a CDS encoding AI-2E family transporter, whose product MSTPTNGESDDAGSGDRPRPTTPDDQTTDEPTAGSDAPTPAREPSAGAAETAAAVASARPGERERSDPPAENEPAASAGSRFPFGRPGRPFGQSPFLFGLTGALGVAVAWGLVQAVISVRQVLILLLVALFLAVGLNPAVEFLRRRKIPRVWCVTIVFVGVLIFVAGFFSAIVPPLVQQSQDLWENRNDYIAALQNNPTINRWDDRYQLIERAQDYLDQQGQGLGERLASGIIGAGKAIASGVFNTFSVLILTLYFLASLPKIKKTLYHLAPRTRRERVELLGNEIIGRVGGYVSGAATIGLIAGVTSYIWLLAWQVPYALPLALCVLLLDLIPMIGATIGAVIVTLVAFTSGVPTGIATAIFYVGYQQLENYLIYPRVMKRAVELPAAMTVIAVLIGGSLLGVLGALLAIPSAAALLLLFREVVIPRLERA is encoded by the coding sequence GTGAGCACGCCGACCAACGGGGAGTCGGACGACGCCGGTAGCGGCGACCGACCGAGACCGACGACGCCCGACGACCAGACCACTGACGAGCCGACCGCCGGCTCCGACGCTCCCACGCCTGCGCGCGAGCCGTCGGCCGGCGCCGCCGAGACCGCGGCCGCGGTCGCGTCGGCACGGCCCGGGGAGCGCGAGCGGAGCGATCCCCCCGCCGAGAACGAGCCCGCCGCCAGCGCGGGCTCGCGGTTCCCGTTCGGCCGCCCGGGTCGGCCGTTCGGTCAGTCGCCGTTCCTCTTCGGGCTGACCGGCGCGCTCGGCGTCGCCGTGGCCTGGGGACTCGTCCAGGCGGTCATCAGCGTCCGCCAGGTCCTGATCCTGCTGCTCGTGGCGCTCTTCCTCGCGGTCGGCCTCAACCCCGCCGTCGAGTTCCTCCGCCGCCGCAAGATCCCCCGGGTCTGGTGCGTCACCATCGTGTTCGTCGGCGTGCTGATCTTCGTCGCCGGCTTCTTCTCCGCGATCGTCCCCCCGCTGGTGCAGCAGTCCCAGGACCTGTGGGAGAACCGCAACGACTACATCGCCGCCCTGCAGAACAACCCGACGATCAACCGGTGGGACGACCGCTACCAGCTGATCGAACGCGCCCAGGACTACCTGGACCAGCAGGGACAGGGCCTCGGCGAGCGCCTCGCGAGCGGGATCATCGGCGCCGGCAAGGCGATCGCGAGCGGCGTGTTCAACACGTTCAGCGTGCTGATCCTCACGCTGTACTTCCTCGCCTCGCTGCCCAAGATCAAGAAGACCCTCTACCACCTGGCCCCGCGCACCAGGCGCGAGCGCGTCGAGCTGCTGGGCAACGAGATCATCGGCCGGGTCGGCGGCTACGTCTCGGGCGCCGCCACCATCGGTCTCATCGCGGGCGTCACGAGTTACATCTGGCTGCTCGCCTGGCAGGTGCCGTACGCCCTGCCGCTCGCGCTGTGTGTGCTGCTCCTCGACCTGATCCCGATGATCGGCGCCACCATCGGCGCGGTCATCGTCACTCTCGTCGCGTTCACCAGTGGCGTCCCCACCGGCATCGCCACCGCGATCTTCTACGTGGGGTACCAGCAGCTCGAGAACTACCTCATCTACCCGCGGGTGATGAAGCGCGCCGTCGAGCTGCCCGCGGCGATGACCGTGATCGCGGTCCTCATCGGCGGCAGCCTGCTCGGCGTGCTCGGCGCCCTGCTCGCGATCCCGAGCGCGGCGGCACTGCTCCTGCTGTTCCGCGAGGTCGTGATCCCCCGCCTCGAACGCGCCTAG
- a CDS encoding alpha/beta hydrolase yields the protein MAEIRYDTELPARRTPLTLHTADGLELVGELAVPEQAAPVATLVTLHPLPTHGGMMDSHVYRKAAARLPAMADLAVLRFNTRGTSSEQGTSGGEFDGGDAERYDVAAALEYTEFHDLPHVWVVGWSFGTELALKWANDPLVEGAILLSPPLKRAGDDELDRWARSGRPLVALVPEFDDYLRPDEARRRFARVPRAEVVAIEGGKHLWVGESYVRRALDEIVRRVNPAAFPLPTEWPAAP from the coding sequence GTGGCGGAGATCCGATACGACACCGAGCTGCCGGCCCGGCGCACGCCGCTCACCCTGCACACCGCGGACGGGCTCGAGCTGGTCGGTGAGCTCGCCGTCCCCGAGCAGGCGGCGCCGGTCGCGACGCTCGTCACCCTCCATCCGCTGCCCACCCACGGCGGCATGATGGACAGCCACGTCTACCGCAAGGCCGCCGCCCGGCTGCCCGCGATGGCCGACCTCGCGGTGCTGAGGTTCAACACGCGAGGCACGTCGAGCGAGCAGGGCACGAGTGGCGGTGAGTTCGACGGTGGGGACGCCGAGCGGTACGACGTCGCCGCGGCCCTGGAGTACACCGAGTTCCACGACCTGCCGCACGTCTGGGTGGTCGGCTGGTCGTTCGGTACCGAGCTGGCGCTGAAGTGGGCGAACGACCCGCTCGTCGAGGGCGCGATCCTGCTGTCCCCGCCGCTCAAGCGTGCCGGTGACGACGAGCTCGACCGGTGGGCACGCTCGGGCAGGCCGCTCGTCGCGCTCGTCCCCGAGTTCGACGACTACCTGCGGCCCGACGAGGCACGGCGGCGCTTCGCCAGGGTGCCGCGGGCCGAGGTCGTCGCGATCGAGGGCGGCAAGCACCTCTGGGTGGGCGAGTCGTACGTACGCCGCGCGCTCGACGAGATCGTCCGACGCGTCAACCCGGCCGCATTCCCGCTCCCGACCGAGTGGCCCGCAGCACCCTAG